The following is a genomic window from Myxococcales bacterium.
AAATAATAATGAGCGGACAATAAGGGATATCAATTTCCAAAGAGGATCATAGTTTTCAACGTGTGCACATTCATGTGCAAGAGCCTGCTCAACTTCTCGATTATTTAGGCGGCTCCCAAAATCATTGGGAAAAAAAATCTTACCTCTAAAAAATCCAAAGCTTAAAGGTGATGTAATATTTTTGTTTAGCAAGACGACATGCCCATTAATCAAAGTACGACTAGAGCATCTAAGCATTTGCAATGATGCAAGATAGGAACGAAAAATTCGAAGAAGCAAAAAAGCAGCTCCAAAAATATAAACGATCCCAATAACCATAAACAGATCAAATTGAGCAACTTTAATTTGCCAAGTACTTATCTGCTCAACTGGATCTGAAATCTCGCTTGAGGCTATTTCAAAAACGATTTTTGGAATTGAAAAATAGGAAAAACTAGATACGGCGATGGATGAAGCAAAAAGGATTACCAAGCTAAGCTTCAAAAAGAAAATTTTCTGTGATGGTTTTGCGGCAATCAAATCCAAAAATATAATTAAAATGCTTGCACAAAGGCTCATGAATCCTAGCAAGACTAAGATGAGCATAAATCCGATGAGGCTCATTACTTTTCTTCTAGTAGCTTTTTCAAGGAAGCTATTTCTTTTTTATTCAGTTGCTCGCGCTCAACAAGATTCAGCACCAACTCGCCAGGACTTCCGCCAAAGAGGCTTTTGGCAATTCTCTTAATTTCGATGGTAAGGAAATTTTCTCTCTTGAGTACAGGCAAATAAGCATAGGCTTTGCCCAAAACTTTGTGTGAAACATAGCCTTTTCTTTCCATAGCCTGCATGAGCGTTAACAGCGAAGTGTAGGCCGGTTTTGGTTTTCGTTTTAATAATTCTCTTAGTTCAGAAACAGTGAGGGGGGAGTTTTCCCAAAGTATTTTTATTACTTCAAGTTCATTTTGGGTCAGTCCAGGTTGACGGGGGCGTACCATCGCGAGATCTCCTACTAGCTAACCAGTAAATATCGACAAAGCGAACACCTGTCAACTAATTAATTAGTAGATTTTATATTAAGCGCCCTATTTTCATCGGCTATCCCAAAAAATTCTTGAGGGCTGGGTAAATACCGCATATCTAAATTTAGCCAGAAAAAATCTTGAATAAAAACAGCAAAAAACAAAGGTAAAATCAAACTATAAATTCTTTATGCCGGTTTAGTGTTTCATTGCTCCCCAAACCAAAATTGATTGGCGGCCAGATGAGCTACTCCCTTGTGAGCGCTTTGCGAAAAAAAATGCGGTCATGGCCTTCTATGTAATCCTTCACCACACCTATTTCATGGTAACCGAGTTTTTGGTAGAACCTAGCGGCCTGGAAAGCCAAAGTATCTGTTGTGGAGTAGGTCACTCCTC
Proteins encoded in this region:
- a CDS encoding BlaI/MecI/CopY family transcriptional regulator encodes the protein MVRPRQPGLTQNELEVIKILWENSPLTVSELRELLKRKPKPAYTSLLTLMQAMERKGYVSHKVLGKAYAYLPVLKRENFLTIEIKRIAKSLFGGSPGELVLNLVEREQLNKKEIASLKKLLEEK